Sequence from the Blastocatellia bacterium genome:
GCGCCAGCGCGATACTTTGTCGGTCCTGAATCAACAAAGCATCGTTTAACAAACAAAGCGTCCATGTCCACCAGCACATTTTGCTCATCGGCCTTTTGCTCGGCGTTGGCGATAGCCGCGTTCAACACCTGCAAAATCTTATGAGCAGCGCGCTTCTTCGTGTAAAGCAGAATCGAGCGCGCCTCGTTGACGCCTTTGCCGCGAATCAAATCAATGACCAATCGCATCTTCTGCGGCGATCCAGGAATACGTTTGGCAACAGCCCATGCTTCCATATTTATCTTTCAACCTTCTCACTCAAGATGTCCGCCATTCAACGATCACGCCCCTTCACGCCTTTTTAACCGCCTTCTCACTCTTTTCAGGATGCCCCTTAAATGTGCGCGTCGGCGCAAACTCCCCTAGTTTGTGTCCGACCATGTTCTCCGTCACGTAGACGGGGATGAACTTCTTACCGTTATGCACGGCGATGGTCAAGCCAACCATTTGAGGAATCACCGTCGAGCGCCGGGACCACGTCTTGATGACCTTCCGGTCACCCGTCTCCTGCGCTCCGATGACTTTCTTGAGCAAGTGATCGTCAATGAATGGGCCTTTTTTTAATGATCGTGCCATATCACAACTCGCTCGTTGCTGATCGCCTGCGGCCAGCCGCGGACGCCCGCCCGCGGCGACCTGCAACTATTTCGTCCTCCGTTTGACAATGTACTGATCGGTGCGCGGATTATTTCGTGTCT
This genomic interval carries:
- the rplV gene encoding 50S ribosomal protein L22, with amino-acid sequence MEAWAVAKRIPGSPQKMRLVIDLIRGKGVNEARSILLYTKKRAAHKILQVLNAAIANAEQKADEQNVLVDMDALFVKRCFVDSGPTKYRAGARRYRPAPRGRAYAERRRSSRITVVVSTER
- the rpsS gene encoding 30S ribosomal protein S19; amino-acid sequence: MARSLKKGPFIDDHLLKKVIGAQETGDRKVIKTWSRRSTVIPQMVGLTIAVHNGKKFIPVYVTENMVGHKLGEFAPTRTFKGHPEKSEKAVKKA